ATCAAAAGAGTATATCTTCCAGTCCACCTGCAAGAAAACAACATCAAGATCTGGATGAAAGGCCAGCGGCATAACTGAGTCGGCACGACAGCCCAGCTGACCAAGTTTGCTCCTGCGTTGCTCGATCAAAGCCTCGGTGTTAGCAGCATGCTTCAATACCCAATCTCGAGATTGGGTAACCAAATAACTAGTTACCTATTCTGGCTGAGCAACAAatccaacccatttgcagctcTACCATGAGAGAAGAATCCCAATCTATTGCTACTCTGGCTTAGTCGATGCTGGTTGGATGCAGGCATTGTTGACTCTCTGTAAGGAACTGAAGATTTGATAATGCAAATCAAGGtacatgaaaaatatttttcactCATGATATCCTTACTGAGGTTTGTGCTAACAGCTGGTAATGCTGTAGCTATGTCCAAAATAAATGAAGTCATGATGCACAGTTTGCATCTTTACATGAGGCCAGATTAGGGAGGAAGAGCATTTAAAGTTGACCATGTAGCATAACATGAAATTGAACAAAGATTATCATGACCAACTGAACCTCATATAACACCAATAGAAGTAACCAAATGCATGTAGAGATCACAGACAGAGAGATGGCAGATTGACACTTGAGTAAGATGCAGCTGGTCAATGGTGATCATCTTCTGGTCTCCTTGGTCTGGGAAGAAAATCATCCTCTCTTCAGTACCTTGCAATCAAAAACTACACCTTCCAACCAGGCATGATCAGCTAAGGCATCGACACATAACCCATAATTGATCTCAGAACTCAGATACTTGGAGTCAAGGTGGCAAAGGTCTTGTTGGGCTACGGTGAAATTTGGACAACTAGCCTTGATGTTCCTTGTACAACAGTTGATACTGGGATGGACTTCACAAGTTTTGAACTCTGGTCTTTATTCAAGAGATTAGTGTATTCCACAAGACGAGAGTATTCACCACAACCAATGACTACACCCAAATGCCAAGACCCACAAGACCCTTACTcccaaaatgtagcacctaaagaaagaaaaatcataAGTAGAGGTCACAAATAGCAAGATGGCGATCAATCAAAGCATTAGATCATTTAAACTGGTGTTAAATAGCTGTGTTTTTTCAGCAAACACACTTTCAAGAACCAGGATCTGAAAGCAAATGAGTTTTGCATGAATTAAATACATAACAGTTCAGAAGGTTCTttagatttaataaaaaaaacaaaagttttATACCATTGAAGCATATGGTGACCACAAAATAAGATTTCATTGAAATAATCAAAGTGGTATGGATTATGAATCCAAAAGaatttcctcattaatataagATCAAAATCAAAGTGATTAATCCGAAGCCCATAAATTCTccacaaccaaaaaaaaaacataaacagAGGCAGTGAAAGACAAATTGATCACAACTCCGTCTCTAATATATTTGCAAGACAATTAATTGCACCAAAACCATGGGCATCTAATtaacaaataaatcaataaatggCAAAAAAAGGATAACTAGGAGATGAAGCAAAATAATGTTGTAGCTGGAGATATGTTAAGCAGCAAGTAGAAGGCAACACCAGAAGCATATAAAAGCAATGGAAATGAGAGTGCCCGAACCACTTTGTATCATGGCCAACAACCTaagctttgaaaaaaaaaaacagaaacagaAACAGAAACAGAAATTAGGATACTGGACCTTGGAATCACGACGTGATGGGCGATGTATACCTCGACCTCCTCTACAGGCAGAAGCTTCTTCCCGTCGTCTGCTCTCTTTGTCTTCTTGCTTTTTCTCTTGCCCTTGTTGGAGTTTTCCAGCCATCGGCAGGGCCTCCAAGACTGTAAACAGGGGTTATTTAGGAAGATGCAGAGGGTTTACGGAATCTTGAGTTCTTAGGGTTATTACGATAATCTTGACATGAGAATGATCAAAAGAAGCAAAGGTAAATGAGAATTCGGCATCTCATTGCGCTGTGTAGGAACCTAACCTTtaaaagaaggagaaaagaaatcAGGATTTTTGGCATGGAAAGAACAGTAAAATTTGGCACAAAACAAGCACAAGAAACTCCAACATTAAAAGGTCCTTCGGAATGTAATGAATGAAAAGCAAAAATTTATACCAATGAAGCATATAAAGAATCAAATTGGAACGGCATCAAAAGAAACCATCAGCATTATTTATGGAttaaccaaaagaaatgaagaaatgCGCATATAATGCAAAACCTATAAACGGAGACGATGCCAGATGATAAAGCTTACACCTCTCCAATTCTTAATCGATCCGCGTGAAGTTAAACACATCAAGAATCACATTAGAACAAGCGGCAAGAAGAAACATTACGCCAAATCACATTATAACGATAAAAAGGAAGCAAAGAAAGGAAGAACTTAGAATCGTATTGCGTTCTTGGACGGATCTAACAAGCTTTAAAGGAAGCAGAATGGAAATCAAGAAGCTGGCGAGGCCTACCTCGGCATCTTCTCTCCGCTGAAAAGCTTCCTCCCTTCGTCTGTGCTCTCACTCTCCTTGGAGTCATTCTCCGCTAGCGCAGACCGGAAgataaaagaaagcaagagagatggagaggaggTTTTAGGGAGTTTTGGGAACAGAGCTTATGGACTGGGGCTTTCAATTCTATCAGGCCTACCGCTACATACGGTAGTAAATAAATACACAAACAGTGTATTTAAACAAACAGccaaaaatagaaatagaaCTAAAGATGGTAAATTAGAACAAACATGAAAACCATAACACAACAaaataaagtgaaaaaacatatattagtaaaaataataataatcataaaatggataaaaatgtaaaaagagaaaacaacgaaagaaaattaaaaatataatgccATAAGTAAAAGCATAGTAAGACTCAAGAGAAAGGACAAAtttcaaaatacaaaatctcaaaaaaaaaattatagaaatgCCATAACAAACTATGAAGGAATGTATAGCAAGATACAtaagatatataaaaataacatCACTAAAGATAAAATGGTATTTGACAGCTTGAAGAGGTTTGGTGCTTTATATAAGAATCCCACCTTGAAGTAGATGTAATGGATAGTTtcatgaaaattttatctttgCATAGGGATGGTTGGGATAAATGCTAGATTTTTGAGACTTAAATGTAACTTCTTGTATTAAATTATACATCGAAAATCTACAAAgtagtttgttttttttaaatattgttgATAGTTGAATCTTAAGCTCACTTCAAAcctaaattgatatagatacaaatTTTACCAAATTGCTCCAATCCCATAATATCACTCGTAGATAACTCACGTGATTTATTGGTATACAATTTTTTTCTCACTTTTCTAACTATTGTTCAAATTTAatatagaaaaaatataatTGCATAGACActagaaatataatataatataacaaatattggaacttatttattttttgaaataaatttttgatattaatATTGTGATACACCATCCTAATACAAAAATCCGATATTATATGTATATCTatcaatataataaaatattatattatatcaaatAATAAGTCATGATCCATCCTGCATATAATTATAAGAAATAGAAAAGCATTGCATTAAAGAATTTTTAAATGCAATATAGTGGGATCATTTgtagttttttcttttacttttagataagttcataatcaaaaaatatgtaatcaaaattaataaaatattagtatattttttttgattcgtAGGGGATATGGGTAGGGTACATTATTagtgaaaaatattttaattaatattagcatatattaagtaaatttgattagcaatattattaatttttatatcaGTTTAGTGATACTAATagaagttttttattgaatgtggTTTAATAAGCCAATAAACTTCTTGTTAATCATATTATATCATTATGAACCGTATGAAATAAGATTCTTAATAGATCTATTAATAAAGTTATTAATATAGATGTCTATGCAGTAAATGGAGAGCTCAGCTCAAACAAAGCCtccatttattatatatatacataatagaTGCCGTAATCTAGCAATGCATACTCGTAGTGGCTCAAACAAGCAACAGAAACTCTAGTATTAATTAGTCACACATTTTTCACAAACAAAAAAGGTAGAGTCCTATGTCAAAGgtcatcctttttctttttcgctCTTTCTTTTATGGTCAAATGGATAGATTAAACCACATAAGAATGAAAGCAACTAAATTTGTCTTGATACATTTAAACAACAGGAGAATGAAAGCATGTAAATTTACCCCTATACAATTTATCTGTGAGTTTGTGGGGCATTGGCGTGTCAGCATCCCAGAAAAATCCACGAACTTTTAGCAAAATGAGAAGCAACCCAATTTGCAATGTTGTTGGCCTCAcgataaatatatgtatatcgGAACTATCAAGTTGTGTGGACATtctctttttaatattttcttctaAAGCTTGTAGATCATATCTAACGACTTTGATGGAAGATCAAGTTGGAGATGCAATCGAGtcatttttaagtttttttttttgatgtggagatggaggaagggaAAAGCATCCCCCAGATTTATTGAAAGAGGAGGATTTATAAGGTTACACATAAGCAAATTACAATTAGTGGATAGTTTCAGATATTATGGGACTCAAAGAATCTGTTATAATTCTTGTTTTGGCACAAGAGAATGGAGGCATTGAGCAACATTCTTGATGGACTCCATTTAGTCTTTTCACTACAAATGACCTCTTATTGGTAAAAGGAATGAAGGGTTTTGTGTAAAGTTGAGTTAATGAAAGCTTTCTACTATAGAAAAATGCAAGAATGCACTCCAGCTATATGTACTAGAATATAGCCAGTACCAATTGATCCCATCCCTTCCTCCCATTTGATTTTTTCAATCTCCTTGCTGTCCACAGATTTTGATGTCTTTCGGCCAACCACTAATCTTAAGACATTTTTGTCATGCAAGGGCAAGAGTTTTGAGTGTTTTATTTTGGCACATTTTGGTAAAACAAGCTTGCAAAAAACCAAAACTGAGATgatcaacaaagaaggtaaacggGGATGGCATATTGGTAAATAACAAGACAAAAAGTACAGGTAgtttatatttaaattatttctgCATGAAGAGTCGCTATCACAACCTTTTCATAACTAAGTTTTAAGCGAACCGAGTTCTGTAATGTTTGCGAACTAGTTTTACATTAATTTaactatttttatattaattactCGGGCCAAGCatgtaatattattattttaaaacttaTAAACAAACCTCCTCACGGCAATGGCGGAGGGAAGAGCGATACGGTTGGAAACCGGTGAGTGCGTACGCTTCCCAGCTGGCTGGCGCTGCGAGTACGATCGGAAAATAAGGGGTGAAATTTAAACGGAATCGGCACGCCAATTTTAATAAACCCCACTGCCGGCCATAAGATTAATACTCCAAGATCCAACTCCGATTAGGTCTTGTTTTTTTGGCGAGTTCGAACGATCTCTCTCCCCGGTATCCTCTCCCTTTGTTTCCAGGGGGTTTGTTTTCTTACTTGCTCCGCAATATTTCTTGCATAGAAACCACTAAAACCCTCTCTCGCCCGGCCTCCCGATCCTGGACTCCGATGTCGGCGTTAATGGCGGAGGACACGAggggaggaagaacaagaggaggaagaggatggaCGACCGAAGAAAAGCTTCTCACCGGCGAGAAGGTCGAGGTAGGCAGGCCCCTCCCCCATCGCAATGTGGCTCCGAGCACATGCTTCTTGAGTTCTGTTCTGCTTGTTTTGATGTTTGGATCAGTCCAAGAACGCAATATGATTCCAAGTTATTGgtttttttcccccttctttttcatCGTGCTCATGTGTTTTCTTTGCCTGTGCGTTTTCTTTTTTGCCTTCGTGTCATAAAGATCTCAAACTACCATGGTGATCTTGGAGTTCTTGCGTTAAATTCATGCAGGGTTGTTTTGTTCTTAGTTATTAGTTTGTGGAATTGGGTTTGTGGGCTGCAATGTGGATACGTTATGCTGATTTTATAAGTTTTTGGTGCTTTGATGATGATGTGCATCGTTCTGTCTTTGATCTTTactcatgttcagttgtttCCTTAGGTTTTGTATTTCGATGAAGGGCTTCTTGGTTCTTGGCATTTGGGTAAGGTCATTGGTTGTGGCGACTGCTCCCGTCTTATTGAATATACCAATCTCTTAAATGACGATCAGAGTTCGAAACTCGTGGAATCGGTTGCAGTATCAGCTGCTATAGAAGGTACATCAAGGACAGTCCCCAAGTATTACCCGTGGCCAGATAAGACCTTTGCCGCCTCAGTACAAGATGCGAGGATCTGATATCAGATATGGGCTGGTGTGTTGATGCCTTGGTGGATGATGCCTGGTGGGAAGGCGTAGTCTTTGATCATGAGGAGGGTTCTGAACAAAGGAGGGTTTTCTTTCCAGATCAAGGGGACCAACAGATTATCTCTGTTGACCGGCTGCGCATTACCCAGGAGTGGAATGAAGTTTTCGGGGACTGGAAGCCTCGTGGCAAATGGCTGTTGCTTCAGGTTCTTCGGACCTTTGAAGAGGAAGACGGACTTCCTGTTTCAATCAGGGAGATATGGTATGACTTGAGAGCTACACGTGGTTTCTTGGAGAAAATTAAGGGATGGACTTTTGAAACAGGAGATATCTGGCACAGCTTGGTGTCTGAGTTAATACAAGTACTGTGGTCTGTTGTCAGTGGAACAACTGTTTCTGAAATACTTCCTTCCAATCAGTTAATCAATCTTCCCATTACTTCTAACGATGTCCCAATGGATGATGTTCCTCGTCTTGAAGGTACCAATACCCAGATGGATGGCACAGGCATGAGTGGTTGCTTGGCTGGTATTGTAAATAGTATTTCCTCTCCAGAACCATGCATGTCTGATGATCTTTTTTGGCTTGGATATACTGAAAGCTTATCTCAGGGGAAGTATGATAATGGAAGTTGTTCTCAAGCATCCCAAAGAGAGGGGGTCATGGAAGCTTCGGGTGGAGTGGTTTCTGGAGGAAGCCCTTCTCGATTATGCGATCCAGATGAATGTAATGCAAAACCTGGAAGTGGCCCTAAAGCTATATCAGACTTCATCTCAGTATATCACACTAAACCTCTTCCTCCATATTTGAGAAAAAGAACTCATGTTACACGTCAGCTTGCAAAGGCTCATCTTCTGGCTGTAGGTTGGCAGTTCAGGGAAAGTTCTAATGGAAACAAGTACTATGTTTCACCTGATGGAACCCGTTATGCATCTTTTATTAGAGCATGTGAATCATGGAAAG
The Phoenix dactylifera cultivar Barhee BC4 chromosome 3, palm_55x_up_171113_PBpolish2nd_filt_p, whole genome shotgun sequence DNA segment above includes these coding regions:
- the LOC103709460 gene encoding uncharacterized protein LOC103709460, which encodes MTSFILDIATALPAVSTNLSKDIMSEKYFSCTLICIIKSSVPYRESTMPASNQHRLSQSSNRLGFFSHGRAANGLDLLLSQNRSKLGQLGCRADSVMPLAFHPDLDVVFLQVDWKIYSFDLASDGFNEIGGEKGPNPEGERYLILNYVVVSLLSPYFFGEGRVPGKNLSSNKI